Proteins from a genomic interval of Echeneis naucrates chromosome 21, fEcheNa1.1, whole genome shotgun sequence:
- the gpr143 gene encoding G-protein coupled receptor 143, which yields MASPRLETFCCPNRDPATELVVSFQPVLFSALSLGSAAVSLLCSVLQMLPKRKGYRRLGQYPLPRPASSARILFIISICDILGCAGIMVRSSLWLGLPNIINQISVANNTDVWPEVFCVGSAMWIQLFFTASFWWTFCYAVDVFLVVKTSAGISTIILYHMITWGLAVLLCVEGVAMLYYPSISDCEQGLQHAVPHYITTYAPMLLVLVANPVFFHRTIAAVTSLLKGRQGIYTENERRLANDIKMRFFKIMLVFFICWGPNIINESLLFYLEMQADINDISLRNVRNAALITWFIMGILNPMQAFLNTLAFHGWTGFSVDLSLQRRRELGWDSMSTSVTNAGGQNAIVGSTLLYQSHIQETKKSLLGNGQPHSDAISVLSEGSESSTVEIHISSELRDYEDVDADGESLDNSVRH from the exons aTGGCGTCCCCCCGGCTGGAGACCTTCTGCTGCCCGAACCGGGACCCGGCCACGGAGCTGGTGGTGAGCTTCCAGCCGGTGCTGTTCTCGGCTCTGAGTCTGGGCAGCGCCGCTGTCAGTCTGCTCTGCTCCGTCCTGCAGATGCTGCCAAAGCGCAAAGGCTACAGGCGGCTGGGCCAGTATCCGCTGCCCAGGCCCGCGTCCTCCGCCCGgatcctcttcatcatcagtaTATGTGACATACTGGGATGTGCAG GTATCATGGTCAGGTCGTCACTCTGGCTGGGCCTGCCGAACATCATCAACCAGATCTCAGTGGCGAACAACACCGACGTTTGGCCCGAGGTCTTCTGCGTTGGCAGTGCA ATGTGGatccagctgtttttcactgcCTCTTTCTGGTGGACCTTTTGTTATGCCGTTGACGTCTTCCTGGTGGTGAAGACGTCTGCAGGAATCAG CACCATTATCCTCTACCACATGATTACATGGGGTCTGGccgtgctgctgtgtgttgaaGGTGTGGCCATGCTCTACTACCCGTCCATCTCAGA CTGTGAGCAAGGCCTCCAGCACGCCGTCCCTCACTACATCACCACATATGCACCAATGCTGCTCGTCCTCGTGGCCAACCCCGTCTTCTTCCACAGAACCATCGCTGCAG TGACATCTTTACTGAAAGGACGACAGGGCATCTACACCGAAAACGAGAGGCGGCTGGCCAACGATATAAAAATGCGCTTCTTTAAAATAATGCTGGTGTTCTTTATTTG CTGGGGTCCCAACATCATCAACGAGAGCCTCCTCTTCTACCTGGAGATGCAGGCAGACATAAACGACATCAGTCTGAGGAATGTCAGGAACGCAGCCCTCATCACCTGGTTTATCATg GGCATCCTGAACCCCATGCAGGCTTTCCTCAACACCCTGGCCTTTCACGGCTGGACTGGCTTCAGCGTCGACCTCAGCTTGCAGCGGAGGAGGGAGCTGGGCTGGGACTCCATGTCTACGTCGGTGACTAACGCAGGCGGCCAAAACGCCATAGTGGGATCTACTCTGCTTTACCAGAGTCACATCCAAGAAACCAAGAAAAGCCTGCTGGGCAACGGGCAGCCTCACTCCGACGCCATCAGCGTCCTCTCAGAAG GTTCAGAGTCTAGTACAGTTGAAATCCACATTTCCAGCGAGCTCCGAGACTATGAGGATGTAGACGCTGATGGAGAATCGCTGGACAACTCTGTGAGGCACTAG
- the tbl1x gene encoding F-box-like/WD repeat-containing protein TBL1X produces the protein MSITSDEVNFLVYRYLQESGFSHSAFTFGIESHISQSNINGTLVPPAALISILQKGLQYVEAEISINEDGTVFDGRPIESLSLIDAVMPDVVQTRQQAFRDKLAQQQAAGAMAASTSGNSSNAPKNGEATINGEENGTHNMNNHSEPMEMDVDVAIPASKATVLRGHESEVFICAWNPVSDLLASGSGDSTARIWNLNENNNSNSTQLVLRHCIREGGQDVPSNKDVTSLDWNSDGTLLATGSYDGFARIWTKDGNLASTLGQHKGPIFALKWNKKGNSILSAGVDKTTIIWDAHTGEAKQQFPFHSAPALDVDWQNNTTFASCSTDMCIHVCRLGSDRPLKTFQGHTNEVNAIKWDPSGMLLASCSDDMTLKIWSMKQESCVHDLQAHSKEIYTIKWSPTGPSTNNPNSNIMLASASFDSTVRLWDVERGVCIHTLTKHQEPVYSVAFSPDGKHLASGSFDKCVHIWNTTTGALVHSYRGTGGIFEVCWNSTGDKVGASASDGSVCVLDLRK, from the exons ATGAGTATTACCAGTGACGAAGTGAACTTCTTGGTCTACAGATACCTCCAAGAATCAG GTTTCTCTCACTCAGCGTTCACCTTTGGCATTGAGAGCCACATCAGCCAGTCCAACATCAATGGAACACTAGTGCCCCCTGCAGCCCTCATCTCCATCCTGCAGAAAGGGCTTCAGTATGTGGAGGCTGAAATCAGCATCAATGAG GATGGTACAGTCTTCGATGGTCGGCCGATCGAGTCGCTGTCGCTCATCGATGCAGTCATGCCAGATGTGGTGCAGACGCGGCAGCAGGCCTTCCGTGACAAGTTAGCTCAGCAGCAGGCGGCTGGTGCCATGGCAGCGTCAACCTCTGGAAACTCATCTAATGCACCAAAGAATGGCGAAGCAACCATCAATGGAGAGGAGAATGGCACACACAACATGA ATAACCACAGTGAACCCATGGAGATGGATGTAGATGTTGCAATACCAGCCAGTAAAGCCACAGTGCTCCGAGGACACGAGTCTGAAGTCTTCATCTGTGCCTGGAATCCTGTCAGCGATCTGCTGGCCTCAGG TTCGGGGGACTCCACTGCCAGGATCTGGAACCTAAACGAGAATAACAACTCCAACTCCACCCAGCTGGTGCTGCGCCACTGTATCCGAGAAGGTGGCCAGGATGTCCCCAGCAACAAAGACGTCACCTCACTGGACTGGAAT AGTGATGGGACTCTCCTGGCAACTGGCTCGTATGATGGATTTGCCAGGATATGGACAAAGGATG GAAATCTGGCAAGCACCTTGGGGCAGCACAAAGGGCCCATATTTGCACTCAAGTGGAACAAGAAGGGGAACTCTATTCTCAGTGCTGGTGTAGATAAG ACGACAATCATTTGGGACGCACACACAGGAGAAGCCAAACAGCAGTTCCCTTTTCACTCAG CTCCAGCTCTGGATGTCGACTGGCAGAACAACACCACCTTTGCCTCCTGTAGCACAGACATGTGCATTCACGTATGTCGCCTTGGCAGCGACCGGCCACTCAAGACGTTTCAAGGCCACACG aatgAAGTTAATGCCATTAAATGGGATCCATCGGGGATGCTGCTCGCCTCCTGCTCAGATGACATGACATTAAAA ATTTGGAGTATGAAGCAGGAGTCCTGTGTTCACGACCTCCAGGCTCACAGTAAAGAGATCTACACCATCAAGTGGAGTCCCACAGGCCCCAGCACAAACAACCCTAACTCCAATATAATGCTCGCCAG TGCCTCCTTCGACTCAACAGTACGACTCTGGGATGTCGAGCGAGGCGTTTGTATTCACACACTGACCAAACACCAGGAACCCGTCTATAGTGTGGCCTTCAGCCCCGATGGCAAACACCTGGCTAGTGGCTCCTTCGATAAGTGCGTCCACATTTGGAACACAACG ACTGGAGCCTTGGTGCACAGCTACAGGGGCACTGGTGGTATTTTTGAGGTTTGCTGGAACAGCACTGGGGACAAAGTTGGTGCCAGTGCATCAGATGGCTCG GTATGTGTTCTTGATCTTCGAAAATAG